A genomic region of Trifolium pratense cultivar HEN17-A07 linkage group LG3, ARS_RC_1.1, whole genome shotgun sequence contains the following coding sequences:
- the LOC123914331 gene encoding probable inositol transporter 2 has product MEGGVPDADISAFRECLSLSWKNPYILRLAFSAGIGGLLFGYDTGVISGALLYIRDDFKAVDTKVWLQSAIVSTALAGAVIGAAVGGWINDRFGRKRSIVIADTLFFIGSAIMAAATSPAILIVGRVFVGLGVGMASMASPLYISEASPAKVRGALVSLNSFLITGGQFLSYLINLAFTKAPGTWRWMLGVAALPAVIQLLLMFWLPESPRWLFRKGREEEGKAILKKIYPPEEVEAEIQALQESVAMELKEAETSGKISMITLLKTTSVRRGLYAGMGLQIFQQFVGINTVMYFSPTIVQLAGFASNQTAMLLSLITAGLNAFGSILSIYFIDRTGRKKLALISLSGVVLALALLTVTFRQTETHSPMISAFETSHFNTTCPAFNPVVNHGGWDCMKCLKVSPKCGFCASESNKLSPGACLISNNIARNQCRQGHRSWYTQGCPSQWGWLALIGLALYIIFFSPGMGTVPWVINSEIYPLRYRGICGGMASTAVWVSNLIVSQSFLSLTQVLGVAWTFMLFGFVALIAIFFVIVFVPETKGVPIEEVEKMLEERTLQFKFWNKRSSTVTQK; this is encoded by the exons ATGGAAGGTGGAGTACCTGATGCTGATATCTCTGCTTTTAGAGAGTGTTTGTCATTGTCCTGGAAAAATCCTTATATCCTTAGACTTGCTTTTTCTGCTGGTATTGGTGGTCTACTCTTTGGCTACGACACTG GGGTCATATCTGGGGCACTTTTGTACATCAGAGATGATTTCAAAGCTGTTGATACCAAAGTCTGGCTACAG TCAGCTATAGTGAGTACTGCACTTGCTGGAGCAGTAATAGGTGCTGCTGTTGGTGGATGGATTAATGATCGATTTGGAAGGAAAAGATCAATTGTAATTGCAGatacactcttttttattgggtCTGCTATCATGGCAGCTGCAACCAGCCCTGCTATTCTGATTGTCGGTCGTGTTTTTGTCGGCCTTGGCGTTGGAATGGCTTCAATGGCATCTCCTCTTTATATTTCAGAGGCTTCACCTGCTAAAGTCAGAGGAGCTCTTGTCAGTCTCAATAGTTTTCTCATCACTGGAGGACAATTTCTCTCCTATCTGATTAACTTGGCTTTCACTAAG GCCCCTGGAACATGGAGATGGATGCTTGGTGTGGCAGCATTACCTGCTGTGATACAATTGCTGCTAATGTTTTGGCTCCCAGAATCACCTCGCTGGTTGTTCCGAAAG GGTAGGGAGGAGGAAGGAAAAGCAATTCTGAAAAAGATTTACCCACCGGAAGAAGTTGAAGCTGAGATTCAAGCTCTGCAAGAATCAGTTGCCATGGAATTGAAAGAAGCCGAAACTTCGGGAAAGATAAGCATGATAACATTGCTGAAAACCACGAGTGTAAGAAGAGGTTTGTATGCCGGAATGGGCCTTCAAATCTTCCAACAATTTGTGGGAATCAACACTGTCATGTACTTCAGTCCCACAATTGTTCAATTAGCTGGTTTCGCATCGAATCAAACGGCCATGCTTTTGTCTCTGATCACTGCTGGGTTGAATGCGTTCGGTTCAATTTTGAGCATTTACTTCATTGATAGAACTGGAAGAAAGAAGCTTGCTTTAATCAGTTTGAGTGGTGTTGTTTTAGCATTGGCACTTCTTACTGTCACTTTCCGGCAAACTGAAACTCATTCTCCGATGATCAGTGCATTCGAAACCTCTCATTTCAATACTACCTGCCCTGCTTTTAATCCTGTTGTGAATCATGGTGGATGGGATTGCATGAAGTGTCTCAAGGTTTCACCAAAATGTGGTTTTTGTGCATCTGAATCTAATAAG CTCTCACCTGGCGCATGTTTGATCTCAAATAACATAGCAAGGAATCAGTGTCGCCAAGGACATAGGTCATGGTACACTCAAGGATGTCCTAGCCAATGGGGCTGGCTTGCATTGATTGGATTGGCcctttatatcatatttttttcaccaGGAATGGGAACTGTACCATGGGTTATCAACTCTGAGATATACCCTTTAAGATATAGAGGAATTTGTGGAGGAATGGCTTCAACAGCAGTTTGGGTTTCTAACCTTATTGTTTCTCAGTCCTTTTTGTCCTTGACACAAGTTCTTGGAGTTGCATGGACATTCATGTTGTTTGGATTTGTTGCTCTCATAGCAATTTTCTTCGTGATTGTTTTCGTACCAGAAACCAAAGGAGTTCCAATTGAAGAAGTGGAGAAGATGCTTGAAGAAAGGACTCTGCAGTTCAAGTTTTGGAACAAGAGAAGTAGCACTGTCACTCAGAAGTAG